TTGGCTTCTGATTTACCATGCCTGGCGAATATACGCAGGGCGTCAGACTAGTAAAATCTAAATTGGAATTCTAAGAAAAATACCAGTTGGTGCACACTGAAAACCGAATAGGGAGATTTTTCAATTCACCTTCGCACTGCCTATAAATTTCACTACCCAGAATTTTTAAGAGGTCATTAACACAACGCAAAAGCGATGCTATAATATTCCGTGTGGTAACAAGGAGGTGAACTTTATGGGTAGGAAATCCCGGAACTTGTTGACTTTGGCAGTTGTCGTCATGATTATAGCCACGGTAACTTTGACAGGCTGCACTACTCCAGCTCCACAAGCAGAAAAAACAACAATTGTATTTGCTGTTGGTGGCGCATCAAACGAAATCGACTTTTGGCACAAAATCATAGATGATTTCGAAGCTAAGAATCCTAACATTAAAGTGGATTTATTGTTGCAGCCAATGGATACTGGCCCAAGAATGCAAACTTTGGTAACGCCACTCAGTGGAAAAGAGTCCACACCTGACGTGTTTTTAATGGATGTTGCGTGGATTGGTCAGTTCGCTTCATCTAACTGGCTAGCTCCTTTAGATGAATTCGTCTCAAAAGACAACTACGACCTCTCAGTATTTTTCCAAAAAACGCTGAATATGGCAGATAAGTACAATGGGCAGCTTATAGGACTCCCCGTATATATTGATGCAGGTCTGCTTTACTATAGAACAGATCTCCTGGAAAAGTACGGATTCTCTAGCCCACCACAGACATGGGATGAACTTGTGCAGATTGCACAGAAAGTCCAAGAAGGCGAAAGAGCATCCAACCCTAACTTCTGGGGATTTGTATGGCAAGGGAAGCAGTACGAAGGACTCATTTGCGACTTCCTTGAGTTCATCGCAAGCAATGGTGGAGCCATTCTTGACGAAAATGGTAAACCTGTTCTAAACTCCGAAAACAACATAGAAGCACTGACATTCATGAGCGATTTGATCAACAAACACAAAATTTCACCACCAAGCACTTACACAGAGATGGACGAAGAAGGAGCCAGACTTACATTCCAGAGTGGAAATGCCATGTTTGAGAGAAACTGGCCTTATGCTTGGGGTACCCACAATGCAGAAGATTCTCCTGTTAAAGGCAAGGTAGCCATAGCTCCACTGCCGCATTTCCCGAACCATGAAAGTGCTGCCACGTTAGGTGGATGGCATATCGGTATGAATGCATTTTCAGAGAATAAGGAGGCAGCATGGGAGTTTATAAAGTACGTTGAATCTTTTGATGCACAAAAAGACTTTGCCATGAATCTTGGCTGGAACCCTGGTAGGCAAGATGTATATGACGACCCTGAAGTTGTTGCAAAAGCGCCTTATCTTAAAGATCTAAAAGACGTATTTGTCAACGCTATACCTAGACCAATGGTTCCTTATTACACGCAGCTCAGCAATGTACTCCAAAAATATGTAAACGCAGCTATTTCCGGCAAAGAAGACCCAGCTAAAGCATTGAATGAAGCTCAAATAGAGGTAGAGAAGATTATCAGCCAGTATGGAGGCTAATACCAAAAATGGGAGTGGGGAGCGATGAAGAGGAATACTCGCAGCTACAAATCTAGCGAGGTAGCCTTAGGATATCTGCTCCTCTCTCCCGTTATCCTTCTGGTTGGCTTTTTGGTTTTGGCTCCGGTCATCGGAACGTTTGTTTCAAGCTTTTACAGAGACATTACATTCATGCCGCCTGTGAAGTTTATTGGGTTGGGCAACTACAAACGTATGCTCGCCGACCCAGCTTTCTGGCAGTCTGTTCTTTTTACTTTGGGATTCACTGTTGTATCAGTTTTTTTAGAATCTGTTCTTGGCATGTTTTTCGCATTGGTTATAAATGAGAAATTCAAGTTCAGAGGCATTATGCGAGCTGTGGTACTCATTCCGTGGGCCATACCCACGATTATTTCCGCTAAACTGTGGCAGCTAATGTATAACTACAACTACGGATTACTTAACTACATTCTTGTTCACCTACATCTTGTTTCTCAGCCCATTAACTGGTTCGGCAGCCCAACTGGTGCATTTGCTTCAATCGTCATCGCTGATGTGTGGAAGACCGCACCGTTCATGGCTATACTTTTCTTGGCCGGACTTCAAGCGATTCCTAATTCCTTGTATGAAGCAGCCACCGTTGATGGCGCAAGTTTGAGTCAACAGTTCTTCAAAATAACGCTACCTCTCTTGGCCCCCATCATTGTCATTGCACTTATATTTAGAACAATTGACGCGTTCCGTATATTCGACTTGATTTATGTACTCACAGGTGGCGGCCCTGGCGGTGCAACATCATCGCTATCCATCTATGGATTTAACGCTTATATTCTTGGTGACTTTGGCTTTGGTTCTGCTGTTTCTGTAATCACATTCTTGCTCATTCTTGTGTTCACCATAATTTACTTAAGAGTGGGACATTTCCAAGAGGCGTTGAAAAATGGATGCTTCTAATTTCTTTTACCAAGTATCCTAACTTTTTAGCGTCAAAAGACGTTCCGTTCATACTGACGCTGTCCAATTACCAGCAGATCTTAGCTGAAGCAGACCTTCATATTTTGGATTATTTTAAAAATAGCGTTATTATTGCTCTCGTTGTAACTGTCTTAACGGTTGTAGTGGCAAGTTTTGCTGCGTATGCTGTCTCAAGAATACAATTCCGAGGTAAAAGCATTATTATAATGGTTATTTTGGCTGTTTCCATGTTTCCGCAAATAAGCATCGTGGGTTATCTTTTCAAGATCATGACAAGTCTGGGATGGATCAACACGTATCAAGCATTAATCTTCCCTTATACAGCTTGGACAATGCCTATGTCTCTGTGGATTCTCATAAGCTATTTTACTCAACTTCCTAAAGATTTGGACGAAGCAGCTATGATTGATGGGGCCTCCAGGATACAAACACTAACAAGAATAATCATCCCATTAGCTGCGCCAAGCATTTTCTCTACCGCTTTGTTAGTCTTTATATCGTCGTTCAACGAGTTCATGTTCGCCTTGATGCTTACGACGGATTATCACGCTCGTACCATTCCTGTTGGAATAGCTATGTTCCAAGGATTACATGGAGAAATACCGTGGGGGCAAGTCATGGCAACTTCAGCTATTGCTGCGGTACCCCTTGTTATCCTCACTTTAATTTTCCAAAGATATATTGTGCAGGGACTTACGGCAGGAGCATTAAAAGATTGAGCGAGCCGTTAATAGCTCGCTCAATCTCTCTTTTATAGCATTACTGTTGATTCACCTGAAGAGAACAACGAAAGAAACGCTAACATGTATTCCTTCATGTGTCTCGTTATTAGGAAGTTATTCCGTACGTATTCCTTTCCGTTCTTGCCAAGATAGTTTGCATACTCTGGATTTTGTATCAGCTGTTTAATCCAGTAGGCTGTTCCTTCAATGGTATGTGTCAAAATACCTGATTCTTTATGCTTTATTTGCAGGGTAATTCCACCTACTGCCGAAGCGACTACAGGCCTAGCCTTCCACAGCCCTTCAGTTACCGTTAATCCGAAACCTTCCTTAATAGATTTCTGCAGAATTACTGTCGATCCTCTCTGCAACGCATTGATTTCAAAGTCGCTGTTTGGTGGAAGTAGAAGAATGAATATGTCTGGATCGCTGCCTGCCTTTTCTCTAACCTCCGCTAGAACTTTCTCGCTTTCCGGATCATCCGTAGCCGTCCCGCCAGCTAACACAAGTTGGCAATCCACATGCTTTTTGACGTGTTTATAAGCCTCGATAACACCCACAGGATCCTTCAGGTAGTCAAACCTGGAAACTTGGGTTATGGTCGGTCGATTCATATCGATTCCAAACTTATCAAATACTGCCCTGATCTCTTCCTTTGACAAATCCTTATTCTTATCACTTAATGGGTCAATGGACGGTGAGATGAAAAACTGGTCAATAGGAAGCTGTTGAGCAAACGCTGGAGCTGAGAAAACAGCCGCATCATATTTTTCCACATAAGGCTTGAGGAAATTCCACGCCCACTCCTGGGGACGAGACACGTCTATGTGGCACCTCCACAGCCATTTATTATTGAACTGAGACCGTTTTTCAACAAGAGCAATGGGCTGCGGATCATGAACAAACATTACGTCACCATCTAAATTGATGTTCTTAGCATTTTGTCGGTTAATCTCAAGAAAGTATTCTAACTGTTCCTCTGTCACAGAAACATTGACGCCGTGAAGTGCGTTGTGCATGGTTTTAGTTATATTGAAAAATTCATCCGTTCCTTTAATCACTTCCCATGTTGCATCTACCCCTAGCTCATTCAAGAGCGGTATCATCCTTGACAGAATCTCTGCAACGCCTCCACCTACCGCAGTAGAGTTTATGTTTATTATTCTCTTTCCCTCAAGCTTTTCAGCAATCTTAAAGAGCTGATCTATTACCTCTTCACCAACTATCGGCGCGTATTCTCTAATTCTGCTCATAGATCCTCTCCTCAACCATCTGACATATTTTGTTTCTTAGTCCCTCCACACTCCATGTGTACGGATCCAGTTTAGAAATGCGCTCCGCAAGTTCACTTTCATGAAGTTGTTCCGATAGCCACAAGGAAAAATCATTGGTAGGGTTTCCTAAAAGAAGCCTTGATTGTACCATGTGAAAATACACTGAACGACTCGGCACTTTTTTAACGCCTTCATAAAACTCCTGCAAATTCCTTGCTTCGACGCCAGTATCAATGACAAAAGTTTTGACACCCATGAAGTGAAACTCCATTCCTTGAGGTGCTTTTCTTCCGCTTTCCACATCCATGTTGTCTTCAATGGTCCTAATAATCGCATCCTTAAGGTCTGAAATAGTTGCGTAGTCAATAATGTCTAACGCAGCCACCCTTTCCGCTATGACCTTTTCTAGTAGCACGTCTCTGATCCAATTTGCAAAGTCATTTGGTAGTTCCGTCGCTAGCTGAGAAATCTGCGTAACAAAGTGGTGAGTGTGGTAATAAACAACTGAATCCGGCAAAGTTTTTAAGCCATTGACCAACTCCTTCAGGGAATTTGCTTTTCTCCCCGTAAGAAGAACCAAGTCGCAACTTTCACGGAATCTAAAAGGCTCTATTTTCATAAGCACCTCCCACTTAGATCCTTCTTTCCTTAAATTGACACGAGACCATTTTTGAAAAATTGTAACAGATAGACCTCTTAATTATGCTTCCAAACTCGCTTAGGAAGCTAAAACAAATTAAGAATTGCTTGGTTTCCCCAGCATTGGCTGAACCACTTTATAATATCTGCAAAAGAGACAAAAAGAAACTCCGAGAGATCGTTAGGACGATTGAGCGCTTCAAGTCCATCGGTACTTAAAGAGCAAAGTCCCTTTGCTAACTGCAATTCAAGAGTTTTGTTATTATTGTCATTCTGCTAGAATATGTAAAAAAGGGGGAGTTATGAAACGGTACAAAAAGCTATTAACTGCAGTGTTGGTTATTGGGATAATTTTGGTAGTTTTTGCCATCGTTCTTCTACTCTTTGGACTAATCCCTTCTAAGGATATAAAAATAGCTACATATTATATCCTGGTTGCGGATTTCTCACTGCCTTTTATATTGTTAGCTCTACCATTAGCCATAGGTTTTGACATAATTGCTTGGACAATTGGTGTCATAATATGGCTCTTCGGATACGGTTCATGGCCTGGCCAAGCTTTAGAGATTGTCCTTAGCGCTCATCCTGTAATCCACCATGTTTTCTACGTCGTTTTCTTGCTTCTTGGCTTATTTGTAATGGTAGTCTTGCCATATTGGATCTTCTCAGCTGTAAGAAAAGCTATGAACACTCAGAAACATCTTGATTGGGGAAGCAGTATAGTCGGAACTATTACATTGGTTATGGGAATGCATATTCTTGCGCACTTCTTATCGCCCCGAGGGATAGCTACATCGATCATTGAGTATGTAGTAGGAATACCAGCTCTGGCTACTGGCATTCTTTTACCTCTAAAATACAAACGAATTGATTACAATTTTCTCGCTGGGCTCATTGGTATAGTCTATGGCATTTTACTTTTTGCTACCCGCTTTAACCATCCATCTTTTTCCATTTACAGTATTTGGTTCATAATCTATGCTGTTAGAGGCCTTTTGCAAGCACGCACATATAGAACTACAGCGCCTTCACAATATTCCGTGCTTATGGCCTTGAACTTCCTCCTCTTGGTTCTTGGTATGTTAGGCGTAATACTTCCATTCTTCACATTAAACAGCTTGCCCCTTGTTGTTGCCATAGCCTTGATGATAGAGAGTGTAATAACATGGCTAGAGTAAACGCATTGCCATGCTACAATTTCGCTGTGTGAGGGGCTATTAGGACACAAAAGAAGGCGAATGCATTAAGGAACAAAGAAGTCCGGAGGCCAGCAAACTATCAATAGTGTAAATGCAAATTCGCCGTATGTTTCATCTACACTACCCCAATATATGTGTCCAACTAATCAAGCTATAATGTCTAAACGAATGTATTTATCCGAGTTACATTAGGGGGTGTACTATGAAACGTTTTAGAGTACCAGTAATCGTGGGCCTTCACATTCCTATTTTGCGAAGATCCACCTTCTGTGGCTAGGATTTTGGGCATTGTCAGTTTATTTAGTCATGCTGCCTCTTAGCATGGTTTGCTCCAAATCTTCATAGGTCAGCGGGTGAAGCCCATTTTGGTCCAGCAGGTAAAGCTGGTCGCACACTTCGGAAATGAACTTTCTATCATGGGATGCTGCTACTATGCCTCCCTTAAAGGACCTTAGTGCCTTCCTGATCTCAGGACCCGACAATGGCGAAATATTCCTGGTAGGTTCATCTAAAACGAGAAGCTCAGGACGCCTAAGAACCATCCTTAGAAAATACAGTTTTGCCCTTTGACCACCTGACAACTCCTCAATGGGATGTACCATTTCTTCTCTAGTGAATTTCATACTTCCAAGGTGGGTGCGGATCGCAGTCTGCTCTTCCTTTGTACCATCCACCGTCAAAAATTCTATGGCTGATTGCTTAGGTTCCATTTCCTCTGCGTAGTCCTGAGGCATGTAGCCAAAACGAATGGTATTCTGGTTACTTAGGTAACGAAGTACTTCTTTTAGCAAGGTCGTTTTGCCAGCGCCGTTCGCGCCCACGATGCACACCTTTTGTGGACCCATAACAAACAGATTTATGTCTCTGCTCAGCAGTTTATCGCCTGCTCTTAGTTCACTCAGGTGAAAATCAAGAAGCACTTTTCCCTTAGGAACCGTAACGTTTTCGTCGAAGGTAACAAGGATGCTTTCTTCAAAAGCCGGCAGCGGCGTCATGTTCTCTTTCTGCTTTTCAAAACGGCGCCCCATGGCTTTCACAGAGTGTATCTTGTCTTTCAAATTCTTTGCTTCCGCAGGCGAGCCTCTGGAAACTGTGCGCAAGGCATATTGAACACTACTGTAGATGCGCCTGTACTTTTCCATTTTCTTTTCATACTCTTCCCGTTCCTTCTGCGCCAGCTTAGTCTGCCTGCTTATGCGGCTCTCTCTACTGCTCACGTAATCAGCGTATCCTTGCCCCGCAATGGTGTAAAAGGGTTTCGTTTTCTTAATGAGCTGTTCAATGTGGATTATAGTGTTGGCGCAGTTTTCCAGGAGTACTTCATCGTGAGAGACGAAAATCACAGGAATCCTGGCATCCCTTATAAACTGCTCCAGCCATCGAACCGACCATATGTCCAAATCGTTGCTCGGTTCATCCAGCAGCAGAAGTGTTGGATGCTTCATCATCTGGCAGAGCAGTTGGAATTTGATCTTTTCTCCACCCGAAAGGTTTTTAACAAAGATATCGGAAGACATGAGTTCAAGTGGAAAGCCCATACTGCTGGCAAATTTGTGGAGCTCAGAATAGTTTATTTCTTCCATGTTGATATGGCTATTAAGGTAATCCAGCGTTGTCATGGAAAGATCCCTATCTGGCATCACCTGCGGAAGGTAACCAATGATTTCGCCTTTTTTGTTTATTTCGCCCGTCACTTTCACGTAGTCTGCCACTAAGTCTTCATCTACGATGACCTTTAGCAGCGTTGACTTGCCGTTTCCTTCTTCCCCTATCAAAGCTACCTTCTGACTTTTTTCCAACGAGAAGTTAAAATCATCCAGCAGCGTTCTTAAGTCTTTAAGCAGGTACAAAGTCAAGTTTCT
The genomic region above belongs to Coprothermobacter proteolyticus DSM 5265 and contains:
- a CDS encoding carbohydrate ABC transporter permease translates to MLLISFTKYPNFLASKDVPFILTLSNYQQILAEADLHILDYFKNSVIIALVVTVLTVVVASFAAYAVSRIQFRGKSIIIMVILAVSMFPQISIVGYLFKIMTSLGWINTYQALIFPYTAWTMPMSLWILISYFTQLPKDLDEAAMIDGASRIQTLTRIIIPLAAPSIFSTALLVFISSFNEFMFALMLTTDYHARTIPVGIAMFQGLHGEIPWGQVMATSAIAAVPLVILTLIFQRYIVQGLTAGALKD
- a CDS encoding glycosyltransferase, translating into MSRIREYAPIVGEEVIDQLFKIAEKLEGKRIININSTAVGGGVAEILSRMIPLLNELGVDATWEVIKGTDEFFNITKTMHNALHGVNVSVTEEQLEYFLEINRQNAKNINLDGDVMFVHDPQPIALVEKRSQFNNKWLWRCHIDVSRPQEWAWNFLKPYVEKYDAAVFSAPAFAQQLPIDQFFISPSIDPLSDKNKDLSKEEIRAVFDKFGIDMNRPTITQVSRFDYLKDPVGVIEAYKHVKKHVDCQLVLAGGTATDDPESEKVLAEVREKAGSDPDIFILLLPPNSDFEINALQRGSTVILQKSIKEGFGLTVTEGLWKARPVVASAVGGITLQIKHKESGILTHTIEGTAYWIKQLIQNPEYANYLGKNGKEYVRNNFLITRHMKEYMLAFLSLFSSGESTVML
- a CDS encoding ATP-binding cassette domain-containing protein, which produces MLIIRNLTLYLLKDLRTLLDDFNFSLEKSQKVALIGEEGNGKSTLLKVIVDEDLVADYVKVTGEINKKGEIIGYLPQVMPDRDLSMTTLDYLNSHINMEEINYSELHKFASSMGFPLELMSSDIFVKNLSGGEKIKFQLLCQMMKHPTLLLLDEPSNDLDIWSVRWLEQFIRDARIPVIFVSHDEVLLENCANTIIHIEQLIKKTKPFYTIAGQGYADYVSSRESRISRQTKLAQKEREEYEKKMEKYRRIYSSVQYALRTVSRGSPAEAKNLKDKIHSVKAMGRRFEKQKENMTPLPAFEESILVTFDENVTVPKGKVLLDFHLSELRAGDKLLSRDINLFVMGPQKVCIVGANGAGKTTLLKEVLRYLSNQNTIRFGYMPQDYAEEMEPKQSAIEFLTVDGTKEEQTAIRTHLGSMKFTREEMVHPIEELSGGQRAKLYFLRMVLRRPELLVLDEPTRNISPLSGPEIRKALRSFKGGIVAASHDRKFISEVCDQLYLLDQNGLHPLTYEDLEQTMLRGSMTK
- a CDS encoding ABC transporter substrate-binding protein, coding for MGRKSRNLLTLAVVVMIIATVTLTGCTTPAPQAEKTTIVFAVGGASNEIDFWHKIIDDFEAKNPNIKVDLLLQPMDTGPRMQTLVTPLSGKESTPDVFLMDVAWIGQFASSNWLAPLDEFVSKDNYDLSVFFQKTLNMADKYNGQLIGLPVYIDAGLLYYRTDLLEKYGFSSPPQTWDELVQIAQKVQEGERASNPNFWGFVWQGKQYEGLICDFLEFIASNGGAILDENGKPVLNSENNIEALTFMSDLINKHKISPPSTYTEMDEEGARLTFQSGNAMFERNWPYAWGTHNAEDSPVKGKVAIAPLPHFPNHESAATLGGWHIGMNAFSENKEAAWEFIKYVESFDAQKDFAMNLGWNPGRQDVYDDPEVVAKAPYLKDLKDVFVNAIPRPMVPYYTQLSNVLQKYVNAAISGKEDPAKALNEAQIEVEKIISQYGG
- a CDS encoding DUF5752 family protein; translation: MKIEPFRFRESCDLVLLTGRKANSLKELVNGLKTLPDSVVYYHTHHFVTQISQLATELPNDFANWIRDVLLEKVIAERVAALDIIDYATISDLKDAIIRTIEDNMDVESGRKAPQGMEFHFMGVKTFVIDTGVEARNLQEFYEGVKKVPSRSVYFHMVQSRLLLGNPTNDFSLWLSEQLHESELAERISKLDPYTWSVEGLRNKICQMVEERIYEQN
- a CDS encoding carbohydrate ABC transporter permease, which encodes MKRNTRSYKSSEVALGYLLLSPVILLVGFLVLAPVIGTFVSSFYRDITFMPPVKFIGLGNYKRMLADPAFWQSVLFTLGFTVVSVFLESVLGMFFALVINEKFKFRGIMRAVVLIPWAIPTIISAKLWQLMYNYNYGLLNYILVHLHLVSQPINWFGSPTGAFASIVIADVWKTAPFMAILFLAGLQAIPNSLYEAATVDGASLSQQFFKITLPLLAPIIVIALIFRTIDAFRIFDLIYVLTGGGPGGATSSLSIYGFNAYILGDFGFGSAVSVITFLLILVFTIIYLRVGHFQEALKNGCF